One window from the genome of Megalobrama amblycephala isolate DHTTF-2021 linkage group LG4, ASM1881202v1, whole genome shotgun sequence encodes:
- the fdx1b gene encoding ferredoxin 1b: MASRTCVQVLARSSLALVSHPGSTKPHPRFLHSVPKLCSQSQQNGSSGSKMLVHFVNQSGVKSSVFVTEGETLLDVVIKKNLDISGFGACEGTLACSTCHLIFEESVYDKLEPMVDEEIDMLDLAYGLTKTSRLGCQVTVERWMDGMTVHVPQEINDQRGKQEAVSTK, translated from the exons ATGGCCTCTCGTACATGTGTGCAGGTCTTGGCCCGCTCCAGTTTAGCTCTTGTGAGCCACCCAGGATCCACAAAACCCCATCCGAGATTTCTTCACTCTGTTCCAAAATTGTGCAGTCAATCCCAACAAAACGG TTCCTCTGGATCTAAAATGCTGGTGCACTTTGTAAATCAGTCGGGGGTGAAGAGCAGCGTGTTTGTCACGGAGGGAGAGACTCTTCTAGATGTTGTCATAAAGAAGAATCTTGACATCAGTGGCTTTG gAGCGTGCGAGGGCACTCTGGCCTGTTCCACCTGTCACCTGATATTTGAGGAAAGTGTGTATGACAAACTGGAACCAATGGTGGACGAAGAGATTGACATGCTGGATTTGGCTTACGGACTCACCAAGAC ATCTCGTTTGGGCTGTCAGGTGACTGTGGAGcgttggatggatggaatgactGTTCATGTTCCACAAGAGATCAATGATCAACGAGGAAAACAAGAGGCAGTGAGCACCAAATGA